Proteins from a genomic interval of Psychrobacter fulvigenes:
- a CDS encoding GlxA family transcriptional regulator, with amino-acid sequence MPYFKPFTVIIVGFDGVLGSALTGALDLFSFTGVSWQRFLGESVEPRFNVQIASLRAGDIKCSNRLIMQAHCDIQEVTECDLLLIPTIGDSIDKVLSQNNDLILHIKRLANTKADIASNCSGAFLLAAAGLLDGKPATTHWGYASKFKANYPLVDLQENQFVTHSKSLSNNQLGNIFCAAGGSAFYDLALLLIERYCGREISTQVAKTQIIDSKRGNQNSYTNVTLHKPHANPLVKQVQEFIEQNFTQPMQVSHLAAMVNITARTLNRRFQACTAMRPIEYIQAVRIEQAKRLLESGEVTIKSLASQVGYEDSSSFTRLFKRATELTPKEYQDKFSRLAI; translated from the coding sequence ATGCCTTATTTCAAACCTTTTACAGTCATCATTGTTGGTTTTGACGGGGTGCTCGGTAGCGCATTAACAGGTGCGCTGGATCTATTTTCGTTTACTGGTGTCAGTTGGCAACGATTTTTGGGAGAGAGCGTCGAGCCTAGATTTAACGTGCAGATTGCCAGCCTTAGGGCCGGCGATATCAAATGCAGCAACCGCTTAATCATGCAAGCGCATTGCGATATTCAGGAAGTGACTGAATGCGACCTATTGTTGATTCCAACGATTGGCGATTCAATAGATAAAGTATTAAGCCAAAATAACGATTTAATTTTACATATAAAGCGGCTGGCAAACACCAAAGCAGATATTGCTAGTAACTGTAGCGGTGCATTCTTGCTCGCAGCCGCTGGCCTGCTAGATGGCAAACCTGCCACCACGCACTGGGGCTATGCTAGTAAATTTAAGGCAAACTATCCACTGGTTGATTTGCAGGAAAATCAGTTTGTTACTCATTCTAAAAGCCTGTCAAATAACCAGTTAGGTAATATATTTTGTGCAGCAGGGGGCAGTGCTTTTTATGACTTAGCATTATTATTGATAGAACGCTATTGTGGGCGCGAAATCTCTACCCAAGTGGCAAAAACCCAAATTATCGACAGCAAACGCGGCAATCAAAACAGCTATACCAATGTGACTTTGCACAAGCCACATGCAAATCCACTGGTCAAGCAGGTACAAGAGTTTATCGAACAAAACTTCACTCAGCCTATGCAGGTCAGCCATTTGGCTGCCATGGTCAATATCACCGCGCGCACCTTAAACAGACGCTTTCAAGCCTGCACAGCCATGCGCCCGATTGAGTATATTCAAGCAGTACGAATTGAGCAGGCCAAACGCTTATTAGAATCAGGTGAGGTAACGATAAAGTCGCTGGCAAGCCAAGTCGGTTATGAGGATAGCTCTTCGTTTACCCGTTTGTTCAAACGTGCCACCGAGCTGACACCCAAAGAATATCAAGATAAGTTTTCACGACTGGCGATTTAA
- a CDS encoding 5-guanidino-2-oxopentanoate decarboxylase produces the protein MTHSLQTPSSLPNSAPTASSLTCGELLVQWLEYYGVKTVFGIPGVHTVELYRGLPNTNIRHVTPRHEQGAGFMADGYYRASGKVGVCFIITGPGMTNIMTAMAQSLADSIPMLVISSVNKVQHTGSGEGHLHELHDQQGMVSKVALMSKTIWQPESLPKVIAEAFALFNGARPGPVHIQLPIDVITADARHVAKPPKLNKLDTSLNSQSANNILAQLQANKPLPHPAQLDLIAETLKTAKNPVLLYGGGCVDVNHDAQKLSELIDAPTFLTINAKGLLPPAHPLSLGSNQSLAAGRAVISEADLVLAIGTELGETDYDVFFNGGFKINGTLIRIDCDAQQLQRPFRADIALLSDAQMAISGLCTRLENQPLHHQAAPRVAKVKQALIEEMTPDFAGQNALLQLIRDEVEDVIFVGDSTQPVYSGNLGFEALTTRRWFNSSTGFGTLGYGLPAAIGAMIGSKAPVISLIGDGGIQFTIAELICAAELELPLIVLLWNNQGHGEIRRYMQEGGLPLIGVNIKTPNFERLAAGFSAGYRRITDKQQLLDALQEDIKGKQPIIYEVDEADAFLLEMGKGFTCFS, from the coding sequence ATGACGCATTCTCTACAAACGCCTTCTTCATTGCCAAATTCCGCGCCAACTGCCTCATCTCTAACTTGTGGTGAGCTACTCGTACAGTGGCTAGAATATTACGGGGTGAAGACGGTATTTGGTATTCCGGGCGTACATACGGTCGAGCTATATCGTGGCCTGCCGAATACCAATATTCGCCACGTGACGCCGCGTCACGAGCAAGGCGCAGGCTTTATGGCGGATGGTTATTATCGCGCGTCTGGCAAAGTGGGGGTTTGTTTTATCATCACTGGTCCCGGCATGACCAATATCATGACGGCGATGGCGCAATCATTGGCGGATTCTATACCAATGCTGGTGATATCTAGTGTCAATAAAGTGCAGCATACCGGCAGCGGTGAAGGGCACTTGCATGAATTGCACGATCAGCAAGGCATGGTCAGTAAAGTGGCGCTTATGAGTAAAACCATTTGGCAACCTGAGTCATTACCGAAAGTCATCGCCGAAGCTTTTGCGTTATTTAATGGCGCGCGTCCAGGGCCGGTGCATATCCAGCTGCCCATTGATGTGATTACCGCTGATGCCCGCCATGTCGCCAAGCCGCCTAAACTAAATAAGCTAGATACTTCTCTAAACAGCCAATCTGCTAATAATATTTTGGCACAACTACAAGCAAACAAACCACTTCCTCACCCTGCACAATTAGATTTGATTGCTGAAACCTTAAAAACGGCAAAAAATCCAGTCTTACTTTATGGTGGTGGCTGCGTGGATGTTAATCATGACGCACAAAAACTGTCAGAACTTATCGATGCGCCGACATTTTTGACCATCAATGCCAAAGGTTTACTGCCGCCTGCGCATCCGCTGAGTTTGGGTAGCAATCAATCATTGGCCGCTGGTCGCGCCGTCATTAGCGAGGCCGACTTAGTATTGGCGATAGGTACGGAGCTTGGTGAGACTGATTATGATGTTTTTTTTAATGGTGGGTTCAAAATCAATGGCACGTTGATTCGTATCGACTGTGACGCTCAGCAATTACAGCGTCCGTTTAGAGCGGATATTGCGCTATTGTCGGATGCGCAAATGGCTATTAGTGGTCTATGTACGCGCTTAGAAAATCAACCGCTGCATCATCAAGCAGCACCGCGAGTAGCAAAGGTAAAGCAAGCGTTGATAGAAGAAATGACGCCAGATTTTGCTGGTCAAAACGCGCTGCTACAGCTGATTCGAGATGAGGTGGAAGACGTTATCTTCGTTGGCGATTCAACCCAGCCTGTTTATAGCGGCAATCTTGGCTTTGAAGCGTTAACTACGCGTCGATGGTTTAACTCATCGACGGGCTTTGGCACCTTAGGTTATGGTTTGCCCGCTGCGATTGGTGCCATGATTGGCTCAAAAGCGCCCGTTATCAGCCTGATTGGTGATGGCGGTATTCAATTTACCATTGCCGAATTAATCTGTGCCGCTGAGCTTGAGCTACCATTAATTGTGCTGTTATGGAACAACCAAGGTCATGGTGAGATTCGCCGCTATATGCAAGAGGGTGGCTTGCCTTTGATTGGAGTTAATATAAAAACCCCGAACTTTGAGCGGTTAGCCGCAGGATTTAGCGCCGGTTATCGTCGAATCACAGATAAGCAGCAGCTATTAGATGCCTTGCAAGAGGATATTAAAGGCAAACAACCAATTATTTATGAAGTCGATGAAGCCGATGCATTTCTTCTTGAAATGGGTAAAGGTTTTACCTGCTTTAGCTAA
- a CDS encoding NAD(P)/FAD-dependent oxidoreductase, whose amino-acid sequence MRYDVIVIGAGMVGTAAAWHLQNNGSKVLMLDRKLPGLETSYGNAGLIQREAVHTHPFPRQITEMVRVLPNQGTDIRYRIPALLRYHQALLQYWKYSTPASVKKIESEWQTLIAHCTSEHQKMIEASNADELIARDGWLQLHRSEETLKKAVDTAILDREKGVEHKVLSLEELKALEPNANFDGFVGAIHWLNSWQVSNPSALVKAYAKSFEEMQGTIVESNVQEIQPDSSEDGEGWKVVTNNDTYYSDHLVIAAGPWSNELIQPLGYNLPLFPMRGYHQHFKVHAKNTIHHSMFDMDKGFVMGPMQQGIRITTGAEMTTMNAPKNFGQLKTVLKLAKKILPLEDAVESEAWAGSRPCMPDMKPVIGPADKHDKLWFAFGHSHQGFTLGPITGRLVEELIHDKPLTVDVKPFNATRFSK is encoded by the coding sequence ATGCGTTATGACGTTATTGTAATTGGTGCAGGTATGGTCGGTACGGCAGCGGCTTGGCATCTACAAAACAACGGCTCAAAAGTGCTGATGTTGGACAGAAAGCTACCAGGACTCGAAACCTCATATGGCAATGCTGGATTGATTCAGCGTGAAGCGGTTCATACGCACCCATTCCCGCGTCAGATCACAGAAATGGTAAGAGTATTGCCCAATCAGGGTACAGATATTCGCTATCGTATACCAGCCTTGCTGCGTTATCACCAAGCGCTACTGCAATACTGGAAGTATTCTACGCCAGCTTCAGTCAAAAAAATAGAGTCAGAGTGGCAGACACTGATTGCGCATTGTACCAGTGAGCATCAAAAGATGATTGAAGCATCAAACGCTGACGAGTTGATCGCCCGCGATGGTTGGTTGCAACTGCATCGCTCTGAAGAGACGCTAAAAAAAGCAGTTGATACAGCCATTCTTGATCGTGAGAAAGGCGTCGAACATAAAGTACTGAGCTTAGAGGAATTAAAAGCCTTAGAGCCTAACGCAAACTTCGACGGTTTCGTTGGTGCCATTCATTGGCTCAACTCATGGCAAGTATCAAACCCAAGTGCCCTGGTAAAAGCTTATGCCAAAAGCTTTGAAGAAATGCAAGGCACGATAGTTGAAAGCAATGTGCAAGAGATACAACCAGATAGCAGTGAGGATGGTGAAGGCTGGAAGGTAGTGACTAATAATGATACTTACTATAGTGATCATCTGGTTATCGCAGCAGGCCCGTGGTCAAATGAGCTAATACAGCCGCTAGGGTATAATTTGCCATTATTTCCAATGCGTGGTTATCATCAGCACTTCAAAGTACATGCAAAAAACACCATTCATCACAGCATGTTTGATATGGATAAAGGTTTTGTCATGGGGCCAATGCAGCAAGGTATTCGTATTACCACAGGTGCTGAAATGACCACGATGAATGCACCAAAGAACTTTGGCCAACTAAAAACCGTGTTGAAACTGGCTAAGAAAATCTTGCCATTAGAAGATGCGGTAGAGAGCGAAGCATGGGCAGGATCACGTCCTTGTATGCCAGATATGAAGCCAGTTATTGGTCCAGCAGACAAACATGATAAATTATGGTTTGCTTTTGGTCATAGTCATCAAGGCTTTACTTTGGGTCCGATTACTGGACGTCTCGTTGAAGAGCTGATTCATGATAAGCCATTGACGGTTGATGTTAAGCCGTTTAATGCGACGCGTTTTTCTAAATAG
- a CDS encoding DMT family transporter — protein sequence MNPIFIGYGYLFLAIIFEVLGTSFLVKSEQFTRLVPTLLTAILYVCSFYFLTLTLKTLPLGIAYAIWGGVGIVLVAIIGVVLFRQSIDIPAIIGIALIISGVIVINVFSKTVGH from the coding sequence ATGAATCCTATTTTTATCGGTTACGGCTACTTGTTTTTAGCCATTATCTTCGAAGTACTTGGCACGTCCTTTTTGGTCAAATCTGAGCAGTTCACGCGCTTAGTCCCTACGCTATTAACAGCCATTCTTTATGTCTGCTCGTTTTACTTTTTGACCTTAACTCTCAAAACTCTCCCCTTAGGCATCGCTTATGCGATTTGGGGCGGCGTCGGTATCGTATTGGTCGCTATTATCGGGGTAGTGCTATTTAGACAAAGTATTGATATACCAGCAATTATTGGTATCGCACTCATTATCAGCGGTGTCATCGTGATTAATGTCTTCTCAAAAACGGTGGGGCATTAG
- a CDS encoding YjiH family protein, translating to MTNYIDKSQQPILGNNTIVSGTPEGLHWRASMWKFLLFSALGIALFIIPFQWDGKVTILLGVLSDTLQAVLGSYVVYAVLAIVTTSFIGALTVKVLRPNLPAGSMWTKLFDVDWFWFAARFLGVLFAWMIYLQVGPEFIINHNTGGVIFEDLIPILIPLFFFAILSLPFLTDFGLMEFLGTLASKIFIKLFKLPGRSAVDAMSSWFGAASIGLLVTMQEYDKSYYSQREAAIIATTFSVTSIAFTYVVAKTIGVDNNFVFFYLTIALTGFIAAIIMPRIPPLSLKPDTYHSGKCMLDEDIPAQYTAYQWAVNRAVTRAHSMPPLGSVFKNSIKNLFDIYFGLIPVIFAIGTIGLGLAEYTPVFNWLSAPLVPLLELLQIPEAAEAAPAMIMGFADMYLPALVGKSIESEMTRFIVGAASITQIIYMSEVGALILKSNIKLNVLELFMIFIFRTLISLVVITSVAHLLY from the coding sequence ATGACGAACTATATAGATAAATCCCAGCAGCCAATCTTAGGTAACAATACCATCGTTTCAGGCACGCCAGAAGGACTACATTGGCGCGCCTCCATGTGGAAGTTTTTGCTATTTTCAGCACTGGGTATTGCGCTGTTTATTATTCCCTTTCAGTGGGATGGCAAAGTCACCATTTTATTGGGCGTATTAAGCGATACCTTGCAAGCAGTGCTGGGCAGTTATGTGGTTTACGCGGTATTGGCAATTGTGACGACCTCCTTTATCGGGGCGCTGACCGTTAAGGTTTTAAGACCCAATCTGCCCGCAGGCTCCATGTGGACAAAGCTTTTTGATGTCGATTGGTTTTGGTTTGCTGCCCGCTTTTTGGGCGTGCTGTTTGCGTGGATGATTTATTTACAAGTCGGCCCTGAGTTTATTATCAATCATAATACCGGCGGTGTCATCTTTGAAGATTTGATTCCAATTTTGATTCCGTTGTTCTTTTTTGCCATATTATCGTTACCGTTTTTGACGGATTTTGGCTTGATGGAGTTTTTGGGAACGCTGGCCAGTAAGATATTTATCAAGTTATTCAAACTGCCAGGCCGTTCTGCTGTCGATGCCATGTCTTCTTGGTTTGGTGCGGCTTCTATCGGTCTGCTAGTGACGATGCAAGAGTATGATAAAAGCTACTATAGTCAGCGCGAAGCGGCGATTATTGCCACGACCTTTTCGGTCACTTCAATCGCTTTTACTTATGTCGTTGCCAAAACCATTGGGGTAGATAATAATTTTGTTTTCTTTTATCTTACGATTGCTCTAACTGGCTTCATCGCAGCTATTATTATGCCGCGTATACCGCCGCTATCATTAAAGCCAGATACTTACCACTCTGGTAAATGTATGTTGGATGAAGATATTCCTGCTCAGTACACTGCCTATCAATGGGCGGTTAATCGCGCTGTGACTCGCGCGCATTCGATGCCACCTCTAGGTAGTGTGTTTAAAAACAGTATCAAAAACTTGTTTGATATCTACTTTGGTTTAATTCCCGTTATTTTTGCAATTGGCACGATTGGTCTGGGACTTGCAGAATATACCCCGGTGTTTAATTGGCTGTCTGCACCGCTGGTACCGCTGCTTGAATTGTTGCAGATTCCAGAGGCAGCAGAAGCGGCACCAGCAATGATTATGGGCTTTGCTGATATGTACTTGCCAGCCTTGGTCGGTAAGAGTATTGAGAGTGAGATGACACGATTTATCGTTGGTGCCGCCTCTATTACCCAGATTATTTATATGTCTGAGGTTGGTGCGCTGATTTTGAAGTCAAATATTAAGCTTAATGTCTTAGAGCTGTTTATGATTTTCATTTTCCGTACACTCATCAGCTTAGTGGTGATTACGTCAGTGGCACACCTATTGTATTAG
- a CDS encoding LysR family transcriptional regulator, producing the protein MLDELIKIDIKTLRSFMAIVECQGVTAAQSRLNVTPSVISGHLTHLEDRLGMTLCHRGRAGFKLTEDGAAVYEACLSFNEAVASFQHQLHYIRQLDSVRGGHIRLCLIDQMPTFFYDVLRQCLAASYRQNPLIHFSIDVQSPESMLDKLLSNESDIGVGYFSSFPPLLTFQPAFIEKQVVCCGREHRLFYEADGLTFEDLEQNYPWIKRGYITDLSINHVRPKTLSATTYHMEATAQLILAGHHVGYLPNDLAKRYEEKGMMKILLSNEASHEVKHHWAYRENLHKQTGAFLEQMTGLLAD; encoded by the coding sequence ATGCTAGATGAATTGATAAAAATTGACATCAAGACCCTGCGCAGCTTTATGGCCATCGTGGAATGCCAAGGCGTGACCGCCGCGCAGTCACGCTTAAATGTCACGCCGTCTGTCATTAGCGGTCATTTAACCCATTTAGAAGATCGTTTGGGTATGACGCTTTGTCATCGCGGGCGCGCGGGTTTTAAGCTCACCGAAGACGGCGCAGCGGTTTATGAGGCTTGCTTAAGCTTTAATGAGGCGGTGGCCAGCTTTCAGCATCAATTGCACTATATTCGGCAACTGGATTCGGTACGCGGCGGTCATATTCGATTATGTCTTATCGATCAGATGCCAACATTTTTTTATGATGTCTTGCGTCAATGCTTGGCTGCGAGCTATCGTCAAAACCCACTGATACACTTCTCTATCGATGTGCAAAGCCCTGAGAGTATGCTTGATAAGTTACTTAGCAATGAAAGTGATATTGGCGTGGGTTATTTTAGCAGCTTCCCGCCCCTATTGACCTTTCAGCCAGCATTTATCGAAAAGCAAGTCGTCTGCTGCGGACGCGAGCATCGGCTATTTTATGAGGCAGACGGTTTAACTTTTGAGGACTTGGAACAAAATTATCCTTGGATAAAACGGGGTTATATTACTGACCTAAGTATCAACCATGTGCGTCCAAAAACGTTAAGCGCCACCACTTATCATATGGAGGCGACTGCACAGTTAATTTTGGCGGGTCATCACGTCGGCTACCTTCCCAATGATTTGGCCAAGCGTTATGAAGAGAAAGGAATGATGAAAATACTATTGTCCAATGAGGCAAGCCATGAGGTCAAACACCATTGGGCTTATCGAGAAAATCTGCATAAACAGACTGGGGCGTTTTTAGAGCAGATGACAGGACTGCTAGCCGATTGA
- a CDS encoding UvrD-helicase domain-containing protein — protein MTTTIFDTQSYNYPQNFMEIKPKLTRLEQAIKKLEANLIDAGDEANVELLKQRLNSELGLKVDYASELNPDQLLAATTVDGKVLVIAGAGSGKTKTLTYRTSYLLENGVTPKSILLLTFTRKAANEIKSRAKVLLADTLSDDDLAKDTLPTSKMLNDITSGTFHSFCNMLLRQYSGLLGINPRFTILDTGDSEDAIDLIHKEKKYPAQTKSQAFPRKKTLQNIISTSRNRRIHIRDLIENNYPDIAVHIPIIEQLAIDFHEYKRANHLYDFDDIISQVVRHLKTNDTFRQMLQNQYRYIMVDEYQDTNIPQKQLIDLICEPKSVSLMVGGDDNQSIYAFRGANYENILLFGETYPEASLIKLEQNYRSTPAVLNYINALSAQITLGYQKQLYSSAAISGDKPVFSRASDETKEAKYIADKIVEHKAEYDFADFAVLCRTSFQSNYVQLEFMERGIPFIVVGGIKFIERRHIKDVLAFVKILYNPNDTIAWHRILTLFRGVGAVTATRLTQAINGDNNSFEPLLTAKFAKKSEQLEPLYHTLTKASQAESVESIIEHVLEFYVPILKTLEENWRERNEDFRVLKNLATEYSSLDNFLENLALDPPNDSVATTSQPEEDDKDKVTISTIHSAKGLEWPVVFVNSLVDGITPHHRSLADFEELEEERKLFYVACSRAKTRLYLTAPDYFASYSGYFDKPSRFIAELSADEVEVKSSKKLLETLASDDPVWW, from the coding sequence ATGACGACCACAATCTTTGACACACAAAGCTACAACTATCCGCAGAACTTCATGGAGATTAAGCCCAAGCTTACGCGTCTGGAGCAGGCGATCAAAAAGCTAGAAGCTAATTTAATCGATGCTGGTGATGAGGCAAATGTTGAACTGCTCAAGCAAAGGTTAAATAGTGAGTTAGGGTTAAAAGTAGACTACGCCAGCGAGCTAAACCCCGATCAATTGCTAGCTGCCACAACGGTTGATGGCAAAGTACTGGTCATCGCAGGTGCTGGCTCTGGCAAGACCAAGACCTTGACTTATCGCACCAGCTATTTGTTAGAAAATGGGGTGACGCCCAAAAGCATCTTGCTACTGACCTTTACCCGTAAAGCGGCGAATGAGATAAAAAGTCGCGCCAAAGTCTTATTGGCTGATACGTTATCAGACGATGACTTGGCAAAAGATACCCTACCGACCAGTAAGATGCTAAATGATATCACTAGTGGCACTTTTCATTCATTCTGCAATATGCTATTGCGTCAGTACTCAGGGCTGCTCGGTATCAACCCGCGCTTTACTATCTTGGACACAGGCGATAGCGAGGATGCCATCGATTTAATTCATAAAGAAAAAAAGTATCCTGCGCAGACCAAAAGCCAAGCCTTTCCGCGTAAAAAGACCTTGCAAAATATCATCTCCACTTCTAGAAACAGACGCATTCATATCCGCGACTTAATCGAAAATAATTATCCTGATATCGCTGTACATATTCCCATTATCGAGCAGTTGGCAATTGATTTTCATGAGTATAAGCGTGCCAATCATCTTTACGATTTTGACGATATTATCAGCCAAGTAGTACGCCATTTAAAGACCAACGATACCTTTCGCCAAATGCTACAAAATCAATATCGCTACATCATGGTCGATGAATATCAAGATACCAATATCCCGCAAAAACAGCTGATAGATTTGATTTGTGAGCCTAAGTCAGTATCGCTGATGGTGGGCGGTGATGACAATCAAAGTATTTATGCTTTTCGCGGCGCAAACTACGAAAATATCCTCCTGTTCGGTGAGACTTATCCCGAAGCAAGTTTAATTAAGCTTGAACAAAACTATCGCAGTACGCCTGCTGTTTTAAATTATATCAATGCCTTGTCCGCGCAAATTACCTTGGGCTACCAAAAGCAGCTGTATTCGAGCGCAGCAATAAGTGGTGACAAGCCAGTCTTTAGCCGAGCAAGTGATGAGACCAAAGAGGCCAAATATATCGCCGATAAGATTGTTGAGCACAAAGCAGAGTACGATTTTGCTGATTTTGCAGTATTGTGTCGCACATCTTTTCAGTCCAACTATGTACAGCTAGAGTTTATGGAGCGCGGCATTCCATTTATCGTGGTAGGTGGTATTAAGTTTATTGAGAGACGGCACATCAAAGATGTTTTGGCCTTTGTTAAAATCCTTTATAACCCAAACGATACGATTGCTTGGCATCGCATTCTAACCTTGTTCAGAGGAGTTGGGGCAGTCACTGCGACTCGGTTAACCCAAGCGATTAATGGCGATAATAATTCTTTTGAGCCATTACTCACGGCAAAGTTTGCCAAAAAAAGTGAGCAACTTGAGCCTTTGTATCACACTCTGACAAAGGCCAGTCAGGCAGAATCAGTCGAGAGTATTATTGAGCATGTTTTAGAGTTTTATGTTCCTATTCTAAAAACGCTAGAGGAAAACTGGCGTGAGCGCAATGAAGACTTTCGGGTGCTAAAAAACTTAGCAACAGAGTACAGCAGCCTTGATAATTTCTTAGAAAATCTGGCGCTCGATCCACCCAATGATTCAGTGGCGACGACCAGTCAGCCAGAAGAGGATGACAAAGATAAAGTGACGATTTCGACCATTCATAGCGCCAAAGGACTAGAGTGGCCAGTGGTCTTTGTCAACTCATTGGTCGATGGTATTACGCCGCACCATCGCTCATTGGCTGACTTTGAAGAGTTAGAAGAAGAGCGTAAATTGTTTTATGTGGCCTGTAGCCGCGCCAAGACCAGACTGTATCTGACAGCTCCAGATTACTTTGCCAGTTATTCTGGCTACTTTGATAAGCCATCACGATTTATCGCAGAATTGTCTGCTGATGAGGTTGAGGTTAAAAGCTCTAAAAAACTGTTAGAGACGCTGGCGAGTGATGATCCAGTGTGGTGGTAA
- a CDS encoding RidA family protein translates to MKKFHSNQRMSKIVVHNQTVYLCGQVGNAEDDIKAQTLTCLEKIQILLEEVGSDKSKLLSVTVWIKDMADFAAMNEVWDSWFEGIQPPARACGESALARPELLVEMTAIAAE, encoded by the coding sequence ATTAAAAAGTTCCATAGCAATCAACGCATGAGCAAAATTGTCGTCCATAACCAGACCGTTTATTTATGTGGTCAAGTGGGCAATGCGGAAGATGATATCAAAGCGCAAACACTGACTTGTTTAGAGAAAATACAAATATTGTTAGAAGAAGTTGGCAGCGATAAATCAAAGCTACTTTCTGTGACGGTTTGGATAAAAGATATGGCAGACTTTGCCGCAATGAATGAAGTGTGGGACAGCTGGTTTGAAGGCATACAGCCACCAGCGCGTGCTTGTGGCGAGTCTGCATTGGCACGTCCTGAGCTGTTGGTTGAAATGACAGCCATCGCTGCTGAATAG
- the speB gene encoding agmatinase, producing the protein MKFNQPLSGNDMPRFGGFASMMRLPTQADAEGLDVAFVGVPLDIGTSNRSGARLGPRQIRDESRMIRPYNVATRAAPFESLQVADIGDVPINTFNLLKSVDIIEKFYSEKILSHDAIPLTLGGDHTIALPILRALAKKYGPVGMVHIDAHADINDEMFGEQIAHGTPFRRAVEENLIDGNRVVQIGLRGTGYSAEEFDWSTEQGFRVVPAEECWYKSLIPLMAEVREKLGAGPVYLSFDIDGIDPAFAPGTGTAEIGGLTSTQGIEIIRGMRGLDVVGGDLVEVSPPYDPFGNTSVLAANLLFEMLCILPGVRYDDKVKAIY; encoded by the coding sequence ATGAAATTCAATCAACCATTAAGCGGCAACGATATGCCAAGATTTGGCGGCTTCGCCTCTATGATGCGCCTGCCAACCCAAGCGGATGCTGAGGGGCTAGACGTGGCTTTTGTTGGCGTGCCTTTAGATATCGGCACCTCAAACCGTAGCGGTGCTAGATTGGGACCACGCCAGATTCGCGATGAATCCCGTATGATTCGCCCTTATAACGTCGCCACTCGCGCCGCTCCCTTTGAGTCCTTACAAGTCGCTGACATTGGCGACGTGCCTATCAACACCTTTAACCTGCTAAAAAGCGTCGATATTATTGAGAAGTTCTATTCAGAAAAAATCCTCAGCCACGACGCTATTCCGTTAACTTTGGGTGGCGACCATACCATTGCTTTGCCTATCTTACGTGCGCTCGCCAAAAAATATGGCCCTGTTGGGATGGTACATATCGATGCCCATGCCGATATCAATGATGAGATGTTTGGCGAACAAATCGCTCATGGTACGCCGTTCCGCCGAGCTGTCGAAGAGAACCTCATCGATGGCAATCGCGTCGTTCAGATTGGTCTGCGTGGCACGGGTTATAGCGCCGAAGAGTTTGATTGGTCAACCGAGCAGGGTTTTCGCGTCGTGCCTGCTGAGGAGTGCTGGTATAAATCACTGATACCATTAATGGCAGAAGTGCGCGAAAAATTAGGCGCTGGCCCAGTATACTTAAGTTTTGATATTGATGGTATTGATCCTGCGTTTGCACCGGGTACGGGAACCGCTGAAATCGGTGGCTTGACATCCACTCAAGGTATCGAAATCATTCGCGGTATGCGTGGCCTTGATGTGGTCGGTGGCGATTTAGTAGAAGTGTCACCGCCGTATGACCCGTTTGGCAATACTTCGGTACTGGCCGCGAACCTGCTATTTGAGATGCTATGTATTTTACCGGGCGTGCGTTATGACGATAAGGTTAAAGCTATTTATTGA